The window GATCCTTTTCTCCTTCAATAAAAATAGGGGTTGGATGAATAGCGGTCCGCCTGCGGTTCAGGTACTCTACGTACTCCACAATCCCGCCTTCAAAATGAAACTCGTCCTCAGCCCCACTCCGCTCGTCCTTGAGGAAAATTCTGATCCCCCGATTCAGGAAGGCAAGTTCGCGGAGACGGTTACGCACTGTCTCATATTTAAAGACAACGGTTTCAGTAAAAATCGTCGGGTCCGGCTGAAAGGTAATAGTAGTTCCTGTTTCCTCGCTGGTACCGATAACCTCCAGCTCGCTGGTTCTGTCACCATACTCATAGGTCTGCCGATAGACACTCCCGTTACGTTTAATCTCAGCGGTGACTGCCGTACTCAGGGCATTGACCACGGAAACACCAACCCCGTGTAAACCACCAGAAACCTTGTACGAGGAATGGTCAAATTTACCGCCTGCATGCAGGGTTGTCATAACCAGTTCTAAGGCGGTCATATCCTCTGTGGGATGTTTGTCCACAGGAATACCACGCCCGTTATCCTCGACCGAAACACCACCATTGTCTCGGATAACCACCCGGATACGATCACAATGACCGGCTAAGGCCTCATCAATGGAGTTGTCCACCACCTCGTAAATCAGATGATGCAGACCTTCTTCGGCAGTGTTACCGATATACATAGCCGGACGCTTACGCACGGCCTCCAGCCCATCAAGGACCTTAATCTGCTCCGCCCCGTAGGACGCCTTCTCCTGCTCGCTCACGTATCTCTCTTCTCCTGAAAAAAAATTTTTGCGAAACTCCAGATCGAACAGCCCCGCTGCTTACTGCGCAATGCACGCTCTCTTCCTTTACTTCCGAGACGTGATTCGTTCTACACAAAATAATCAGAGCAGCTCAGCCTACTCCCGAATTTCCTGGCCAGCAGAAAGCAATGCATTACACTTGCTTGAACCTAAAAAGCTATTTTTTAGCCCCTGAACGCCCTGAAGCAGGACCACCCTTTTCCCGCCCCAGAGCTGCACCACACACTGCTCTCTACTGAAGATATCTCAACTCTTACAACTGCTTGCCCCTCCTCAGAAAAAAACCAAGAGAGACAAGTAAAACTGCGGAACAAACTAACAGCTTACATAGCCGCTACTCATTGGTTGCTGCACCCCAATGGTCGGCCAATCTTCTCCGACACACAAACCAAAAGTTTTTTCAAAACAATGCGTCTCGGGATTATAGACACTGCATGATCTCAGCTCCCGATGGACTTTTCGTCGATCATCCTTGTAGCGAACAACGGAATAGGCAGAGATAAGCAGTTCTCCCTTCTCAACCATTCTGATTTCATAGGCACTCAGTCGCTTCATAAAGGACAAATTTTTATGCATCGCCCTGCCTTGAGACAAAAACATTTTTGGGGCACGGGAAGGGATGGAGACAGAAAAGGACTCCCCCGCATTTTTTTTACCCGCCACATTAATCCGGGTCTCAATTTGGACATTTCGGGCATCGCCGTCGCCTATGTTTTCTATCTCATAACAGAGAGCTGGCATCTCGTCTGGTTTCATTTTTTTGAGCCCGAGCGTCTTAATCCTCAGGTCAGGCATAGCGCCACAGCTTCCGGTATATACAATAAAAAGTACAAAAAGCACTGAAAGCGAAACAAAATAGGGTTCTACATTATTCGGTTGCAGACAGGTCCAATACAGTGCTCCGAGAAACAAGAACAGAAGAAGATTTTTTGATATTACAGCCATTTTTCTACCACCTCGTCGTTGACGTAACAGAAGGTACAATTTCTTACACTTGAGTATAAAATACAATACCTAAATTCCCTCCATTAATCAAGACCAAAAGCGGACAAAGACAAGTCAATTTTCCTGTACCCCAACTCTTACTTTCATCCTCCAAATAACTCCGACCTAAACTGATCCGGCAGCCCCAAATATTCCTCTCCTTCCTCTTCTCGCCCATGCTTTATGCAGCCCTTACCATAGATCCTGCATTTTCTTTCTAACTCCTGAAAAGTATGCTCATGCTGTTCGGTAGTGAGCTGCCCATTTTTGAGCAACTGACAAAGCGAGCGTATACGCCAGGTATCCATCCCGAGACGATGGATGGCGGAAAGCTGATCTGGTCGCCCTCCATCCTTCAAGGTCAAGGCTTCATCAACTAACAAAAAAGGTTCCTTTCTGCTCACCCGCAGCCAGAGGTCATAATCTTCGCAGCAGAGCATATCTTCATCAAACAGACCATAACGGCTAAACAGCTCCCGTCGAATCATCACCGTTGACATCCCAACCACGCACATTCTGAGAGAACGGTTGAATATCTCTCCGTGTGGAGGGGCATGTTTCTTTTTCTGATTCACCTGCTTTCCCTGCCGAAACCAAGTCTCCCTGGTATGAGAGATAAGGTAATGCGGCTCTTGCTCCATAGCCTTCAGCTGAAGCTCCAGCTTACGGGGAGCCCAACGATCATCAGAGTCAAGAAAGCAAAGCAAATCAGAGCTGGCCGCAGCAATCCCTTGGTTACGTGCTGCCGATGCCCCCTTGTTTTCCTGATACAGATAACGGATCGGCACCTGCGCACCCTGACTGATCTCCAGCACGATATCTCGGGTTGCATCTGTGGAACCGTCATCAACAACCAGAATCTCTCCGCAGGCCAAGCTTTGATTCAGTACAGACTCCAAAGCTTGCTCAATAAAATCAGCCCGATTATAGGTGGGAATAATAACAGAAATCATAGATCATATTTCTTCAAAAACCTCAAAAAGCACCTCTTCAACAGCCTTCAATAATCTTCAACGAATACCCCATCTGTTGAAAAAGGGCGGGGCCAATGCATTCCCATGCATCCACCTCGCCCTTTCTTTTTCGGGAGATGTTCCCAGCGTTCTACAAAGCGGCAAGCTCCTGCTCAAGGCGAGCAGTTCCTTTTCCATCACGGGCCTGGACCGCAACCCAGGTCTTTAATTTGGCCAGGGCTGATCCGTCTGCAATGGCCGCTGAAGCCAGGCCAACGCCTTCTTCGATACTCTTTGCCAGCTCGCCTGCATAAAGGGTAGCACCGGCATTCAGGCAGGTAAAATCCATACAACTCTTTTCTCCTTTGCCGGTAAGGACGGTCAGAAAACGCCTCCGCTCTTTTTGCAGATTCCCCAGGGCAGCAATCTCGACAAAGGGGACTTTTCGTATCCCCAGATCTTCTGGTTGCAGGCTGTACTCCTTAACCTCCCCATTCCCTGTGAACTCACAGACCTTGGTAGGACCACAGACCGACAGCTCATCCATGCCACCCTGCTGACCAATGGCCTGGCCATGCACCACTACACCACGATGATACCCGATAGAGGCCATGACCTCCGCGACCGGGCCAAGTAGCGATTCAGCATAGACGCCCCGCAGTCCATGAGTGGGCCGGGCCGGATTGGCCAGAGAAGCAGCAATATTCAAGGTGGTTCCAAAACGAATCTGACTAAGAATACGCCCCAGGCCAAAGGGGTGGATCTTCGGACTCATGCCGTTGAACAGGCCTATCCCGACCTCCTGGATACTCTGCACCACGGTCTGGGGATCACACTCCACATCCAGCCCCACTGCTTCGAGTATATCCACGGCACCGCAAAACGAGGTCAGGGCCCGGGAACCGTGGCGGGCCACCTTAGCCCCACAGGCTGCGGCAACG is drawn from Candidatus Electrothrix aestuarii and contains these coding sequences:
- a CDS encoding glycosyltransferase family A protein, whose amino-acid sequence is MISVIIPTYNRADFIEQALESVLNQSLACGEILVVDDGSTDATRDIVLEISQGAQVPIRYLYQENKGASAARNQGIAAASSDLLCFLDSDDRWAPRKLELQLKAMEQEPHYLISHTRETWFRQGKQVNQKKKHAPPHGEIFNRSLRMCVVGMSTVMIRRELFSRYGLFDEDMLCCEDYDLWLRVSRKEPFLLVDEALTLKDGGRPDQLSAIHRLGMDTWRIRSLCQLLKNGQLTTEQHEHTFQELERKCRIYGKGCIKHGREEEGEEYLGLPDQFRSELFGG
- the trpD gene encoding anthranilate phosphoribosyltransferase — its product is MANEKLLKDFGANIQRLINGGNLSREETYAMFCQVLGNEQPDLQQGAFLAALVSKGETIEEIAGAWQAIVEKDTVAVSLDVTEPIVENSGTGMDSLKTFNVSSAAAIVAAACGAKVARHGSRALTSFCGAVDILEAVGLDVECDPQTVVQSIQEVGIGLFNGMSPKIHPFGLGRILSQIRFGTTLNIAASLANPARPTHGLRGVYAESLLGPVAEVMASIGYHRGVVVHGQAIGQQGGMDELSVCGPTKVCEFTGNGEVKEYSLQPEDLGIRKVPFVEIAALGNLQKERRRFLTVLTGKGEKSCMDFTCLNAGATLYAGELAKSIEEGVGLASAAIADGSALAKLKTWVAVQARDGKGTARLEQELAAL